The following DNA comes from Marichromatium purpuratum 984.
GGACCGGCCGGGGAGTGAGAGCGCCACGGCGCCGCGATATCACGCAACCGCCTTGATGTCGCCTGATAATGCATTGAATATTAAAATTTTATGGCGCGCGACATCCGGGCGCGCGGGCGAGGTGCGTGTGTTCGCTCAGTGGCGCAGCGGCGAGAATGCCGTAACCATGAGGGTGCGAACGCGTGCGCGCGTGCGCTCCTGCCAGCAGCGCCAGACGTCGGCCATGATCCAGCGCGCCGCCTTGAGCTTGAGTCGGCACAGTGGACAGTCGCCGCGCGGGCGTCGGCGTTGCACGCGCTGGGGATGCGCTCTATTCCCCTTTGGCGTTTTTCGTATAGGATGAATGGCAGCAGAAGTCGCCGAGGGGCGCGATTGATGGATCAATGGGGTCAGGGTGGAAAGAATGGCGCTCGTCGGCAGTGGCTGGGACGCGTGATGGCGTACCACCAGACTGGCGCAGGCGGGGTTGCTGCGTACGCCCTCTACTCCGGGCAGGGCGCGCAGCGCCTTGACCAGTGTCGACGCTGCGGCGGGTTCGGTGAGCAGCAGCGGTACGCGCAGCCGCACGCGTCCCGGTACCTGGTGGCAGATCGAAATCGGGGGCAATTGCCCCTGGTGTGCTGCGGGTACGGACGGCATCGCTGGTTCCTCCGGGGAATACTCCAACCATCTCCAGACCCTTCGAGTCTAACCTCGGATCCCTCCTTATGCAAACGTAAATCGTTATTGTTTACGACGGACGGCTGCGTTAACTTTACTGTCCAGTCGGGACCGTCCGCCGTGGCATTGCGCTGTCCCCACCGCTCCGGTGTCAACCGGGCGGTCCGTGCATCGTGAGGTCGAGGGCGCCGATGGGCGCCGCCTCGAGTGCGGTGTCGCAATCCATCCATCCATAGCGGAGTCACCATGAGCGAACACAAGTCAGAGGCGCAGGCGCGACCGGACATGTCCGGAGGCGGCCAGGAAGGTGCGCCGGCGCGGCAGGCCGAGGGCCGCGACAGCGCGGCGGGACAGGGCACCCAAGCCGCCTGGTCGCCACAGGGGCAGGAGCCTGGTATGGGTATGCATGCCGGGCAACAGCAGGCCCCGCAGTCGGCCTGGGGTGCGCCGTCGCAGGGCGCCGCCGCAGCTCAGCCCCAGGGGCCACAGACCACTCAGGGTGGGTATGGGGCTCAGGCCGGCGGTCAAGCGCAATGGATGCCGGGGATGCCGCCGCCGCAGCCGTACCCGCAGCAGCCGTATCCGGGGCAGCCACCTCAGTACGGCTATCAGCCCGAGTACGGCTATCAGCCCGCTGGCATGCCACCTGGAGCCATGCCTTACCAAGGCGCGCCGCACCAGGGCGGGCAGCCGGAGTGGGCCGGTCATGGCGCGGTGCCGGGTGGCTATCCCCCGGGGGGCGGAACGCATCAGGGTTTCGGTGCCCAGCACGGCGCTGGCGCCGGGGTGGCGGAGCTGGTCGATGAGCTGGCCAATGGTGGCAACGGGCTCAACAGCCTCTCCAAGCTGATCGACTTTAACGATACCGATTTCTGGAAGGGCGCGCTGCTCGGCGCCGCTGCCGTGCTGGTGTTCACCAACGGCTCGGTCCAGCGCACCCTCTTCGGTGGCGCCAAGGGGCAGGATGACGCCGAGGAGCAGAAGGCATGAGCCAGCCTCCCGTCGTCTGGCCGGGCACCGCGCCCATTGCCCCGGCGATCAGCAGCGACTGCGGTTCACTGGTGCGGCTGGCTACCCTCGGCGCGGTGATCGGCGGCAGTCTCGCCGCGGCCCGTCAGGTCGATCGCATCCAGGCCGGCGAGCAGCTCCCCAACCTGGCCCTGGTCGAAACCGGCAAGAGCGCGGTGGCTGCGGGTGTGGCCACTGCCGCCGCCGGTGCCGTGGCCTCCACCGTTGCCGATCAGGGAGCGCTGCGGCTCGGGCTGATGTTCTTGGCCGGCTCGGCGGTTTTCTACGGGTTGCGTCAATGGACCGATGGGGATATGCATGACTGATCAACGTCAACGTCATCAGCACGGGGTCACAAAGAACATCGCCGAGGGTATCGGCGGTTTGATCACCGGCGCGGCACTGGTGATGTTGCTGCGTGGCCTGGTCAAGGCACGCAGCAACCGGCAACCGGCACCGAACAATGCACGACCGACCACAGGAGATTCGGCATGAGCAATCAATACGGCTATCCGGGGCAGGGCACCCAGGGCCAATCGGCGGGCGCCCCCCAGGGGCAGGCCCAGGGTGGACAGTATCAGCAGTATCACCAGGGTCAGGCTGCGGGTATCCCCTCGCA
Coding sequences within:
- a CDS encoding magnetosome protein MamC produces the protein MSQPPVVWPGTAPIAPAISSDCGSLVRLATLGAVIGGSLAAARQVDRIQAGEQLPNLALVETGKSAVAAGVATAAAGAVASTVADQGALRLGLMFLAGSAVFYGLRQWTDGDMHD
- a CDS encoding HMA2 domain-containing protein, coding for MPSVPAAHQGQLPPISICHQVPGRVRLRVPLLLTEPAAASTLVKALRALPGVEGVRSNPACASLVVRHHASQPLPTSAILSTLTPLIHQSRPSATSAAIHPIRKTPKGNRAHPQRVQRRRPRGDCPLCRLKLKAARWIMADVWRCWQERTRARVRTLMVTAFSPLRH